A window of the Phycicoccus sp. M110.8 genome harbors these coding sequences:
- a CDS encoding ACP S-malonyltransferase, whose translation MLAILCPGQGSQTPGFLTPWLELPEFRSRLEALSDVAGIDLVAHGTTSDAETIKDTAVAQPLIVGAGLAVASVLFPDGPAAAGVSAVAGHSVGEITAAAFAGVLDDHDAMVFVRERGAGMAAASAVTPTGMSAVLGGDPEEVLAVLERHGLTPANANGAGQTVAAGTLEQLQALAADPPAKARVIPLQVAGAFHTAHMAPAVDALRELSADFDVSDPGVTLLSNADGSAVADGRDALTRLVAQVSNPVRWDRCMQTLVDLGVTAVLELAPAGTLVGLAKRGMPGVATLGVKSPDDLEAARTLIREHGGEPAGAPTSPTDAQEA comes from the coding sequence GTGCTCGCGATCCTCTGCCCCGGACAGGGCTCCCAGACCCCCGGCTTCCTCACCCCGTGGCTCGAGCTGCCGGAGTTCCGCTCCCGGCTCGAGGCGCTGTCGGACGTGGCGGGCATCGACCTCGTCGCCCACGGCACCACCTCGGACGCCGAGACCATCAAGGACACCGCCGTCGCCCAGCCGCTGATCGTCGGCGCGGGCCTGGCCGTCGCGAGCGTGCTGTTCCCCGACGGTCCGGCGGCTGCCGGCGTCTCGGCAGTGGCCGGCCACTCCGTCGGTGAGATCACCGCTGCGGCCTTCGCCGGCGTCCTGGACGACCACGACGCCATGGTCTTCGTGCGCGAGCGCGGCGCCGGCATGGCCGCGGCGTCCGCCGTCACCCCGACCGGCATGAGCGCCGTCCTCGGCGGGGACCCCGAGGAGGTCCTGGCCGTGCTCGAGCGGCACGGCCTCACCCCCGCCAACGCCAACGGCGCCGGCCAGACCGTTGCCGCGGGGACGCTCGAGCAGCTGCAGGCCCTCGCGGCCGACCCGCCGGCGAAGGCGCGCGTCATCCCGCTGCAGGTGGCCGGCGCGTTCCACACCGCGCACATGGCCCCGGCCGTCGACGCCCTGCGGGAGCTCAGCGCCGACTTCGACGTCAGCGACCCCGGCGTGACCCTGCTGTCGAACGCCGACGGCTCGGCGGTCGCCGACGGGCGGGACGCGCTGACCCGCCTCGTCGCCCAGGTCAGCAACCCGGTGCGCTGGGACCGCTGCATGCAGACCCTCGTCGACCTCGGCGTCACCGCCGTCCTCGAGCTGGCCCCGGCCGGCACCCTCGTCGGCCTCGCCAAGCGCGGGATGCCCGGCGTCGCCACACTGGGGGTGAAGAGCCCCGACGACCTCGAGGCGGCCCGCACCCTGATCCGCGAGCACGGCGGCGAACCCGCCGGCGCACCGACCTCCCCCACCGATGCGCAGGAAGCCTGA
- a CDS encoding beta-ketoacyl-ACP synthase III → MTTPAPKATGTITAPEGARYARIMGVGGYRPERVVPNSEIVDLIDSSDEWIRERSGIIERRFAAPDESVVDMSEAATRQALEAAGLEAAQVDAVIVATVTHPYQTPAAAPILADRLGIRGAAFDISAACAGYCHGISLASDMVRGGSAQHVLVVGVEKLSDFTDPRDRGTAFIFGDGAGAAIVGPSDTPAIGPTVWGSDGSQWRTISQRDSWVELKQNDGVGSPAIGMAGQSVFRWAVWGMAPVAQKALDAAGVRAEDLDAFIPHQANMRIIDAMIKQLKLPADIPVARDIAQTANTSAASIPLATERMLREGEAPHGGLALQIGFGAGLVYAAQVVVLP, encoded by the coding sequence ATGACGACCCCAGCCCCCAAGGCCACCGGCACGATCACGGCACCGGAGGGTGCCCGCTACGCCCGCATCATGGGCGTCGGCGGCTACCGCCCCGAGCGCGTGGTCCCCAACTCCGAGATCGTCGACCTGATCGACTCCTCCGACGAGTGGATCCGCGAGCGCTCCGGAATCATCGAGCGCCGGTTCGCGGCCCCCGACGAGTCGGTCGTGGACATGTCCGAGGCCGCCACCCGACAGGCCCTCGAGGCCGCAGGGCTCGAGGCCGCCCAGGTGGACGCGGTCATCGTCGCCACGGTGACCCACCCGTACCAGACCCCGGCCGCCGCCCCGATCCTCGCCGACCGGCTCGGGATCCGCGGTGCCGCCTTCGACATCAGCGCGGCCTGCGCCGGCTACTGCCACGGCATCAGCCTCGCCAGCGACATGGTGCGCGGCGGCTCGGCCCAGCACGTCCTGGTCGTCGGGGTCGAGAAGCTGTCGGACTTCACCGACCCGCGCGACCGCGGGACGGCGTTCATCTTCGGCGACGGTGCCGGTGCGGCCATCGTCGGCCCGTCGGACACGCCGGCGATCGGACCCACTGTGTGGGGCTCGGACGGCTCGCAGTGGCGCACCATCAGTCAGCGCGACTCGTGGGTCGAGCTGAAGCAGAACGACGGCGTCGGCTCCCCCGCGATCGGCATGGCGGGCCAGTCCGTCTTCCGCTGGGCCGTCTGGGGCATGGCCCCCGTGGCCCAGAAGGCGCTCGACGCGGCGGGCGTGCGGGCCGAGGACCTCGACGCGTTCATCCCCCACCAGGCGAACATGCGGATCATCGACGCGATGATCAAGCAGCTCAAGCTCCCTGCCGACATCCCCGTCGCGCGCGACATCGCCCAGACCGCCAACACCTCGGCAGCCTCCATCCCGCTCGCCACCGAGCGGATGCTGCGCGAGGGCGAGGCACCGCACGGCGGCCTGGCGCTCCAGATCGGCTTCGGCGCCGGCCTGGTGTACGCCGCGCAGGTCGTCGTCCTGCCCTGA
- a CDS encoding acyl carrier protein yields the protein MAQSEQEILEGLAEIVNEETGLDTESVQPEKSFTDDLDIDSLSMMTIVVNAEEKFGVRIPDDEVKNLKTVGDAVSFIAKNQG from the coding sequence ATGGCGCAGAGCGAGCAGGAGATCCTCGAGGGTCTGGCCGAGATCGTCAACGAGGAGACCGGTCTCGACACCGAGTCGGTGCAGCCGGAGAAGTCCTTCACCGACGACCTCGACATCGACTCCCTGTCGATGATGACCATCGTCGTCAACGCCGAGGAGAAGTTCGGCGTCCGCATCCCCGACGACGAGGTGAAGAACCTCAAGACGGTCGGCGACGCCGTCTCGTTCATCGCCAAGAACCAGGGCTGA
- the fabF gene encoding beta-ketoacyl-ACP synthase II, translating to MTAQRRVVVTGIGATTPVGGTATETWDAILAGRSGARTMDFEWVQKHELPVHFAATIHTQPLDVLTKVEVRRNDPSAQYSLIAAREAWADAGSPEVDPERLAACIGTGIGGVWTLLDAWDTLREKGPRRVFPLSVPMLMPNTSSAAVSLDLGARAGAHTPVSACASGLEAMGYAAEMIRSGRADIAVAGGTEAAVHPLPIAGFAAMQALSTRNDDPEHASRPYDTGRDGFVLGEGAAVIVLEDYEAAKARGATIYAELSGIGMSSDSHHITAPEPEGAGASRAMREAVQSAGLTPKDVVHINAHATSTPVGDVAESNAIRRAFGADADGMPVSATKSMTGHLLGAAGALEGVLTILAVHHRIAPATINVDDLDPKIELDVVRGEARKLPEGDIAALNNSFGFGGHNVAVLFTSV from the coding sequence ATGACCGCACAGCGACGCGTCGTCGTCACGGGCATCGGAGCCACCACCCCGGTCGGCGGCACCGCCACGGAGACGTGGGACGCCATCCTCGCGGGCCGCTCCGGCGCCCGGACCATGGACTTCGAGTGGGTGCAGAAGCACGAGCTGCCGGTGCACTTCGCCGCCACCATCCACACCCAGCCGCTCGACGTCCTGACCAAGGTCGAGGTGCGGCGCAACGACCCGTCCGCGCAGTACTCGCTCATCGCGGCGCGCGAGGCCTGGGCCGACGCCGGCTCCCCCGAGGTCGACCCCGAGCGCCTGGCCGCCTGCATCGGCACCGGCATCGGCGGCGTGTGGACCCTGCTCGACGCCTGGGACACGCTGCGCGAGAAGGGCCCGCGACGCGTCTTCCCGCTGTCGGTCCCCATGCTCATGCCCAACACCTCCTCCGCCGCCGTGTCGCTCGACCTCGGCGCGCGGGCCGGCGCCCACACGCCCGTGTCCGCCTGCGCCTCGGGCCTGGAGGCCATGGGGTATGCCGCGGAGATGATCCGCAGCGGGCGCGCCGACATCGCGGTCGCCGGTGGCACGGAGGCTGCGGTCCACCCGCTGCCCATCGCCGGGTTCGCCGCCATGCAGGCGCTCTCGACCCGCAACGACGACCCGGAGCACGCCTCCCGCCCGTACGACACCGGCCGTGACGGCTTCGTCCTCGGTGAGGGTGCCGCGGTCATCGTGCTCGAGGACTACGAGGCCGCCAAGGCCCGTGGCGCCACGATCTACGCCGAGCTGTCCGGGATCGGCATGTCCTCCGACAGCCACCACATCACGGCACCCGAGCCGGAGGGCGCCGGGGCGTCGCGAGCGATGCGCGAGGCCGTGCAGTCGGCGGGGCTGACCCCCAAGGACGTCGTCCACATCAACGCGCACGCCACCTCGACGCCGGTCGGTGACGTGGCGGAGTCCAACGCGATCCGCCGCGCCTTCGGCGCCGATGCCGATGGGATGCCCGTCAGCGCCACGAAGTCGATGACCGGGCACCTCCTCGGCGCGGCCGGCGCGCTCGAAGGCGTCCTGACGATCCTCGCCGTCCACCACCGGATCGCACCGGCGACGATCAACGTCGACGACCTGGACCCGAAGATCGAGCTCGACGTCGTCCGCGGCGAGGCGCGCAAGCTGCCCGAGGGCGACATCGCCGCGCTGAACAACAGCTTCGGCTTCGGTGGCCACAACGTCGCCGTGCTCTTCACCAGCGTCTGA